Within Paralichthys olivaceus isolate ysfri-2021 chromosome 14, ASM2471397v2, whole genome shotgun sequence, the genomic segment ttccttttcttattAATTTCCTTTTCACATGTTCTTATGTCTTCTTAAAATCTATTCTCTTCTTATTTTTAAttacatgttaacatatttttatCTTCATCTATATTGTATGTGAAGCACTTGGAGCTGCATTTCTCgtatgaaaggtgctgtagaataatgtcattattattattaactgtgCAGCTGTTCTGGAGCGTGCGgtgcctttattttgaagaggAAACTGTTTAACCGGAAGTCATTGTTATTATCTTGCTGGTAGTTAATCTCGCCCATCTCCTCTGTACTGTTGTTTAGCTGAGAGCTAGTCGCTGTGTGCTAGCGAGGACAGTCCAGGTGAAGCtaattctgcatgtgtgtgtttctgggattgaatctttaaaatgtcaaatctcTGTAGATGTGGAACATGTtgtcacacacacgtgtttcagtgttttgttcaTTGATTGAATGGAATTGTCAGTGGCAGGTTGGTTAATTACAAAGGTGGAGTGAATGGGAACACAGTGTTGCTGTCTGATTTCCTGCTGATCCCCAGTGTCTTACTGTGATTGATTTTCTCAGGTGATCATCTCATGGATTCACACAGGACCAATGTATGAGGATTCACTGGAGCCCAGAGCCAGGACCTTCACAATAAAGCAACATCAATGGATCTCCAGATCTCTAAGAGGATGTGCTCAAGCATGTCGTAAGTAATGTGATCTGCAGGGGAAAGGGAATGCCGACTTATCGACTATAGCTTGTATGTGAGCGTGATGCCCAGGCGGGGGTTGCCGCTCCAGGGCCGCGTCCGCTGGCTCTTCCTGGGGCTCTTCCTGctgttggtgctgctgctgtttgcataCCTGCTGGAGTGCACCCCTCCAGCAGACGTCAGCCTGGCACTGCCTGGCCTAGCGGGAGAGACCTACAGCAAGGAGTATTACCAGGCCCtactgcaggagcaggaggagcgcCACTTGAACCGCGCCGCCAGCCTCAAGCGCCAGATCGCCCAACTcaagcaggagctgcaggaaatgAGCGACAAGCTGAAGCTCCTGCAGGACAAGAAGGAGCTGCCTGGGGTGCAGGGCCTGGCAGAGACTAAAGACCAAGAGCCAGGAGATCTGCTGGAGTACCTGCACTCTCAGATCGATAAGGCCGAGGTCAACACGGGGGCACGCCTGCCCAGCGAATACGCCCTGGTGCCCTTTGAGAGTTTCACCTCGTCCAAGGTGTATCAGCTGGAGATGGGGCTGACGCGACACCCGGAGGAGAAACCTGTGCGCAAAGACCGCCGGGACGAGCTGGTGGAGGTCATTGAGGCCGCACTGGACATCATCAACAACCCTGACGAGGAGGACGGCGTTGAGGACGACGTACCGATGCAGAGACAAATGTACACAGAGGTTCACTTCACTGAGggtaagacacacacattagCTGACTACCTGACAGATGACTGAAGCCGACATGTTCTCTGTGaagtaatgtttttttattttgtttctttgacaGGACTGTACAGGACAGAGCGAGACAAAGGGACACTTTATGAGCTCTTCTTCGCCAAAGAGGATTCCAGCAGTTTCCGTCATGTCACTCTCTTCAGGCCTTTTGGTCCTTTAATGAAAGTCAGGAGCACATCTGTAGAAACATCAGGAATGATAATTAACATCATTGTGCCACTGTCGGGCAGAGTAGAAACCTTCTCTCAGTTCTTGCACAACTTCAGGTGAGAATGAATCCCTCCCACCAGCCTGACGTGATCCAGCACGTTCAGGTTGAATTTGCCTTCATGCACGATGACCTGATTTTCTTGTGAAATGAGATGCAACAAGATCACAAACATTATGTGTCTCTGTTAGCTTGGTGCACCATTAATCCTCCCATCCTCTGACAACAGCAAACTAACATTAATGTGAGCTTAACTTTAACACACAAGTTATTTTATCAAGGGTAATCGCAAAAAAAGTTTTAAGACAACTGAACCAGGATTAGGTTATGTTATCGGAATTTATAAACAAGTAAACATAGCTTTCTGGTGCCGGCCATCACATTACGTTATCTGACATTTTGTGTATTCTCACTTCAGAGGTTGAGCCACCGCGATGTCCCACCATGCCGTTCTCCTGCAGGAATACAACACGGCATCTGCTTTTTGCCTGGAATGGCTCATTTAAATCTTATATTCACTTATGGAATATAATTGATTTATGGAATGTAATTAATTTACCATATATATTGTATGTGTTCTAATCGAGGGTTGACGAGCTGTCTTTTCCCACTTTGGAATGccacacacattcacctaaaGTGCAGATGCCCCAGTTTTCCACCAgcacataaacactgattcaaattcaaaaacagGCTCGTGTAAGCTGATCTGTGCGTCTCAGGCGATCCATGAGCACTTAACAATCTGTCACTACACACAAAGAATGTCACAAATGTATAATAGACATTTGTCGACACAGGAAGCTGTTTGAATTCAAACAAGTTAAATCTGtacttaaaatattaatatttattttgtttgtgatgTGAGCACTTGTAAATCTTTTTTACTTGTTACCTGATATTTGTGTGTGGATTTTAACACATTTGTGAGAACACAAAGTTACGCACAATTCATTGAATGCATTTGCTAATCTTATTTTTCACTTGTAGATAAGCCAAACACCTCTGAGAGCATTTCTCCATGTAACAGTGCTCTTGTATATAATTGGATTcatgtataaaatgtgttttcagggaGGTGTGCATACAGCAGGACAGACGGGTACATCTCACGGTGGTGTATTTTGGGCAGGACGGTCTTCTGGAGGCAACATCGTCTCTGGAAAAAATGTCAAGGTTTGTCGCCTCACTAAGAACAAGCTTTTCATGACGTCCTACTTTTTATGTTTAACATTTGAATGGAAATTTAAATATTGCCAGGGAGGAGAACTTCTCCAACTACACTCTGATCCCCGTGGACGAGGAGTTTTCACGAGGCCGGGGTCTGGACATCGGAGCCAACACCTGGAAGAAAGGTGacgtgttgatgtttttttgtgaCGTCGACATCCATTTTACGCTGGAGTTCCTGTACGCCTGTCGTCTCCACGCTGCTCCGAGTAGGTTTTTATAgtttacatttattatgtttaCAGTCCTTTGTGTTCAGGCTGAGTGAAgctgaatgtgtttctgtgttgtagACAAGAAAGTCTTTTATCCAGTGGTGTTCAGTCTGTACAATCCTGCCATAGTCTATGGAAATTTGGAGCTGGCTCCACCTATTGAACTCCAACTGGTAAGGACTGAAAGTTCACATTTAGCTCTGATTAGTATGTGTGTAGAACGATGAGAAAGTTTAATCCTGTCATTGTTTTCAAACAGATTCACAAAAAGGATGCTGGATTTTGGAGAGACTTTGGGTTTGGAATGACGTGTCAGTATCGCTCAGATTTCCTAAATATTGGTGAGCACTGTTCATTTCTTTAACGACATTCAGCAGTAGAGTCATGATCAGCTTTTGAGTCATTTAACTTTCATGCAAATCTCCCTGCAGGAGGGTTTGATCTGGAGGTGAAAGGCTGGGGTGTGGAAGACGTCCATTTGTACAGGAAGTATCTCCGGAGTGACCTGATAGTGATCAGAACGCCGGTGTCCGGCCTCTTCCACATGTGGCACGAGAAGCAGTGTGCGGACGAGCTGACGCCTGAGCAGTACCGCATGTGCATCCAGTCCAAAGCCATGAACGAGGCCTCCCACCCCCACCTGGGAATGCTGGTTTTCCGTGAGGAGATCGAGGCTCACCTTCGCAAGCAGGCCTTCAAGACGCAGAGCAAAACAGAGGACTGAGCGAGCCTCAGACGAACCTGACGTCATTCCAGTGTTAAAGACTGTGAGGTGCTGATGACACACACGTGTCACGGCACAGACATGTTTACACGAATCCTTCTGCATTTCACCGCACAGTTGTAGACAAATGAATGTACAGAGATGAGCGCTGATCAAACTTCACAACATGGTACAAGTCTTATTGAAGAGTTACATCTGCTTCACAGGTACATGATTCAATTAACAATATTAAACCGACTAGAGGAAACAATTACACTCGTTGAATAAGTAATAGATTTCTTGGATTTAAACTTTTGTTGCTTTTTACATGTTACAGTCATTTCAATTAGCATGCAGttgttaaaggagacatattatacTCATTCAGGCTTGTGATTTAATTTAGCTTAtaaaggtttacatgctctaataTTGATGCATCACTGTTCTCATACTGTTCATTGcttctgctcctcttttcagtctGTCGCTCCGCCCCCGCTCACTCTTTCCTGGCAATGTTAGGGGGTGGGGCTAACTGCTAGGCATCGTCACATGACACAATGATGAGGTAGTATCATTCGCATTACTGACTTTTCAGGAGTTTATCAGGAGCAgtggtttctttctttgtgaGGGGAGAGgacatttgactttttaactttgcagacctTTGACCTGCACAAAAAGCTACATaacacacaagaggaaagaaaactgaaaaaccgGAATGTCTCCTTAAACCTGGTACACAAGCTTCTCATtaattcatcctacctggttcaAACACAGCACCTGATGTTCAGCCGGTTTCTTCACCGTGTTCATCTTCTCTGCGGATTTCCGCTGTTTTAGATGATTTGTGTTTTCCAAGAAAACGTGTTAGCTGTCACGGGTTcgagtggaaaagaaaaagttgcaAAATCTAAATTgaaattttttaaataaaaccaatcTTCCACCTAACACAGTGTAGTATGAGCAGTTGTAAAAGGAGCCATATTGTTCTGTTAGTATTttatatgtattaatatatacACAGCATAAACATGTCTCAGACTGACAATGAGATATAAAAGGGACCTTTTCTTCGTGTTTTTAATGTGACGTGTCCGTCACTTCCTTCCTTTTCACTGATGACAGTCATGTGTCTTCATGTGATCATTAGAACAAAGATGCATGCTGATGAACTAGTTGAAGAACCAGGAGCACAGATCTGCTAACAGCATGCAGCGCTTTGATTGCTCAGGACTGTTGACCAGTGTTATTGTCCATTCGTTTCAGCCCAGTGAGCGTCACGCGCAGCTCTATGATTCCAATACTGGACTGTGTTTGAATGTTACAGCCACTATTGTACATACTTTTCTAACACTATTCCTTTTGTTTCATACATGTGACTTGAGTACATTTGTATTTACCTACATGCTTTAAGAGACAGGAAATGACTGTTTGAGTCTTTGCCGATGGCTGTAGGctcatttttttaattccatTTAATGATGAGGATGTTTACAGCTGAAAGGTTTGGTCACAGAGTACAGCTGTCAGACAAGAAGGGCTTTATTTTCCTCATAAAGAAAGTAGGTCATTCTCACATCTCACCCTGTATTGTAATTAAATCAATGTCTTTGCAGAGCTTTTTGTAGATAGTCTTAAAAGTCTCCTCGTCCCGCAGGAGAAACGTTACATGTCTTCCTCTCAGCAGTATACAACGATCCACACAACAAGAACGTTGTGCAAGGAAATGATTTATTGACATTTGgccatgaaataaaacatacagaaggctgcagtaactgctgctgtgtcatttCTGCTGTTGGCATTTGATTTAAATCCCATATTTTCAGTAAACTTGACCCCTTCTATAATTTAtactataaaaatgtaatatcaaACTTGTCAAGTGTCTGAATCTACCAGCCCATTCGTATATTTCTTAATTTAAGACAAATGGTATAATACAATTGTATTATTCATCTGCACACAATAAACTACATGAATAGAAAATAAGAGGAAAGATTAGAGGGAGAATCAAAATCCAGGAGAACCGACATGAAATAAACCTAATGAGAGTTTGAGGCAGGCGTCTTTTCATCTCAGGTACTTCATGTTGTTAATGTATCATGTGTTCCGGATGGATCCCCATGGTGTTGTAGATCTCTTTGAGAATGAGCAGAGCGGTGTCTTCAGATTGCc encodes:
- the csgalnact2 gene encoding chondroitin sulfate N-acetylgalactosaminyltransferase 2, with translation MPRRGLPLQGRVRWLFLGLFLLLVLLLFAYLLECTPPADVSLALPGLAGETYSKEYYQALLQEQEERHLNRAASLKRQIAQLKQELQEMSDKLKLLQDKKELPGVQGLAETKDQEPGDLLEYLHSQIDKAEVNTGARLPSEYALVPFESFTSSKVYQLEMGLTRHPEEKPVRKDRRDELVEVIEAALDIINNPDEEDGVEDDVPMQRQMYTEVHFTEGLYRTERDKGTLYELFFAKEDSSSFRHVTLFRPFGPLMKVRSTSVETSGMIINIIVPLSGRVETFSQFLHNFREVCIQQDRRVHLTVVYFGQDGLLEATSSLEKMSREENFSNYTLIPVDEEFSRGRGLDIGANTWKKGDVLMFFCDVDIHFTLEFLYACRLHAAPNKKVFYPVVFSLYNPAIVYGNLELAPPIELQLIHKKDAGFWRDFGFGMTCQYRSDFLNIGGFDLEVKGWGVEDVHLYRKYLRSDLIVIRTPVSGLFHMWHEKQCADELTPEQYRMCIQSKAMNEASHPHLGMLVFREEIEAHLRKQAFKTQSKTED